One genomic region from Oncorhynchus gorbuscha isolate QuinsamMale2020 ecotype Even-year linkage group LG13, OgorEven_v1.0, whole genome shotgun sequence encodes:
- the scn3b gene encoding sodium channel subunit beta-3 isoform X2 produces the protein MRTRIRVILYSLLLLVLVVQVSRPVCVDVPSETEAVVGNPMKLTCISCMKREEVSAETRVDWYYISPDDEPIPIYLFDGHPRELEGPWRGRLVWNGSKDLQELSISILNVTMNDTGTYNCVVFRQFEFDSYSHSVTKTLVINLVVREEASDDTTALYSEIMMYVLLVFLTCWLLVEMVYCYRKISKSDEQAQDTAY, from the exons ATGAGAACTCGAATCAGGGTTATATTGTATTCTCTATTACTTTTGGTTTTAGTAG TGCAGGTGAGCAGGCCAGTATGTGTGGATGTGCCCTCGGAAACAGAGGCAGTCGTTGGGAACCCAATGAAACTGACCTGCATCTCTtgtatgaagagagaggaggtcagtgCAGAGACACGCGTTGACTGGTACTACATCTCACCTGACGACGAACCCATCCCT ATCTACCTGTTTGATGGGCACCCCAGGGAGCTGGAGGGACCTTGGCGGGGTCGCCTGGTGTGGAATGGAAGTAAAGACCTGCAGGAACTTTCCATCAGTATCCTCAACGTCACAATGAACGACACAGGCACCTACAATTGTGTGGTGTTCCGACAGTTTGAGTTTGACTCCTACTCGCACTCGGTTACCAAAACCCTGGTAATCAACCTGGTGGTCCGAGAGGAAG CCAGTGACGACACCACCGCCCTGTACTCAGAGATCATGATGTACGTCCTGCTGGTCTTCCTCACCTGCTGGCTCCTGGTGGAGATGGTTTACTGCTACAGGAAGATCTCCAAGTCAGACGAGCAGGCCCAGGACACCGC GTACTGA
- the scn3b gene encoding sodium channel subunit beta-3 isoform X1, with protein sequence MRTRIRVILYSLLLLVLVVQVSRPVCVDVPSETEAVVGNPMKLTCISCMKREEVSAETRVDWYYISPDDEPIPIYLFDGHPRELEGPWRGRLVWNGSKDLQELSISILNVTMNDTGTYNCVVFRQFEFDSYSHSVTKTLVINLVVREEASDDTTALYSEIMMYVLLVFLTCWLLVEMVYCYRKISKSDEQAQDTATNYLAIPSEKKDNLGVPVTD encoded by the exons ATGAGAACTCGAATCAGGGTTATATTGTATTCTCTATTACTTTTGGTTTTAGTAG TGCAGGTGAGCAGGCCAGTATGTGTGGATGTGCCCTCGGAAACAGAGGCAGTCGTTGGGAACCCAATGAAACTGACCTGCATCTCTtgtatgaagagagaggaggtcagtgCAGAGACACGCGTTGACTGGTACTACATCTCACCTGACGACGAACCCATCCCT ATCTACCTGTTTGATGGGCACCCCAGGGAGCTGGAGGGACCTTGGCGGGGTCGCCTGGTGTGGAATGGAAGTAAAGACCTGCAGGAACTTTCCATCAGTATCCTCAACGTCACAATGAACGACACAGGCACCTACAATTGTGTGGTGTTCCGACAGTTTGAGTTTGACTCCTACTCGCACTCGGTTACCAAAACCCTGGTAATCAACCTGGTGGTCCGAGAGGAAG CCAGTGACGACACCACCGCCCTGTACTCAGAGATCATGATGTACGTCCTGCTGGTCTTCCTCACCTGCTGGCTCCTGGTGGAGATGGTTTACTGCTACAGGAAGATCTCCAAGTCAGACGAGCAGGCCCAGGACACCGC GACAAACTACCTAGCCATTCCCTCCGAAAAGAAAGACAACCTGGGTGTTCCAGTTACAGACTAA